One Longimicrobium sp. genomic region harbors:
- a CDS encoding DUF1003 domain-containing protein, with translation MVDQAEQDDAAARLDRQRGLARVVDRNVRALVARRAAEDRRKRTSERVADRITGFTGSMRFVYIHLLLFGTWIVVNVGLVPGLPRFDPSFVILAMAASVEAIFLSTFVLISQNRMAELADKRADLDLQVSLLAEHEISRMLALVHRMAEKLGIEEAADPELHELAQDVHPEAVLDKIEENANNFGRDGQPRRDGAA, from the coding sequence ATGGTGGATCAGGCAGAGCAGGACGACGCGGCCGCGCGTCTGGACCGGCAACGCGGGCTGGCGCGCGTGGTCGACCGCAACGTGCGCGCGCTGGTGGCCCGCCGCGCCGCCGAAGACCGCCGCAAGAGGACCTCGGAACGCGTGGCCGACCGCATCACGGGCTTCACCGGCAGCATGCGGTTCGTGTACATCCACCTGCTGCTGTTCGGCACGTGGATCGTGGTGAACGTGGGATTGGTGCCGGGGCTGCCGCGGTTCGACCCGTCGTTCGTCATCCTGGCGATGGCGGCCTCGGTAGAAGCCATCTTCCTTTCCACCTTCGTGCTGATCAGCCAGAACCGCATGGCCGAGCTGGCCGACAAGCGTGCCGACCTGGACCTGCAGGTGAGCCTGCTGGCCGAGCACGAGATCTCGCGGATGCTGGCGCTGGTCCACCGGATGGCGGAAAAGCTCGGGATCGAAGAGGCGGCGGACCCCGAGCTGCACGAGCTTGCCCAGGACGTGCACCCCGAGGCGGTGCTGGACAAGATCGAGGAAAACGCCAACAACTTCGGCCGCGACGGCCAGCCCCGCCGCGA
- a CDS encoding PepSY-associated TM helix domain-containing protein: MQTTKTVRTGPAEPRPKGGRRGWARWMFYSHLWLGVATTGIVLIICVTGVLLNHKRPLGLMPDVQNPRAGELGASLPIAELARRAEGAVPAPVAAAGIDRMDVRPGNGFVKVRFDDRAVHEVTVDLASGRVLHAGERNDVFLEKLHSGEIFGDQGVLLSDLAAVALAILVISGYWLWLYPRSRG; the protein is encoded by the coding sequence ATGCAAACGACGAAGACGGTGAGGACGGGGCCCGCCGAGCCCCGGCCGAAAGGCGGCAGGCGGGGGTGGGCGCGGTGGATGTTCTACTCGCACCTGTGGCTGGGGGTCGCCACCACGGGGATCGTGCTGATCATCTGCGTCACCGGCGTGCTCCTGAACCACAAGCGCCCGCTGGGGCTGATGCCCGACGTGCAGAACCCGCGGGCGGGCGAGCTGGGCGCCTCGCTGCCCATCGCCGAGCTGGCGCGCCGCGCCGAGGGCGCCGTTCCCGCACCCGTGGCGGCGGCGGGGATCGACCGCATGGACGTGCGGCCGGGCAACGGCTTCGTAAAGGTGCGCTTCGACGACCGCGCCGTGCACGAGGTGACGGTGGATCTCGCCAGCGGACGCGTGCTGCACGCGGGCGAGCGCAACGACGTGTTCCTGGAAAAGCTTCACTCGGGCGAGATCTTCGGCGACCAGGGGGTCCTGCTGAGCGACCTGGCCGCCGTGGCGCTGGCTATCCTGGTGATCAGCGGCTACTGGCTCTGGCTCTATCCCCGGAGCCGCGGATGA
- a CDS encoding WD40/YVTN/BNR-like repeat-containing protein produces the protein MHRLRSAVVALALLAAPALAAQVERNTPPPTDTVRYRGVAWRNLGPNRGGRSIAVAGSTARPLEYYFGATGGGLWKTTDAGTTWSPVTDGKLGSSSIGAVEVCQQNPDVLYLGTGETQLRGNIQAGDGVYKSTDAGKTWTHVGLRESRNIGRIRIHPTNCDIAYAAAFGHYSGPNAERGIYRTTDGGQTWTRVLHRDERTGGVDISIDVQNPNVVYAALWEAWRNQWGMSSGGPGSGLFRSDDGGANWTELTRMPGMPREGLVGKIGVSVSPADPTRVYAIVEHDSGGVFRSDDRGATWERVNTERKLRQRAFYYTRLLADPKDKDRVYVMNVGFFRSDDGGKTFPTSIRTPHGDNHDLWIAADDNQRMVQGNDGGGNVSVNGGKTWTEQDYPTAQIYRVALTAHEPAMACGGQQDNSTVCVPIRGWNHLNAGGRNFFAVGGCESGYVAPHPTNTSVYYAGCYGGSLDRFDQSTGANRPVNVWPENPMGQSASDLRERVQWTFPIVFDPHDPNTLYTGTQHVWRTTNEGQSWQRISPDLTRADPATLGPSGGPITRDQTGVETYGTVFTIGPSPRERGVIWTGSDDGKAYVTRDGGATWSDVTPAALPEQTKIHTMEPSPHRAGTAYLAGNRFLLGDFRPYLFRTDDYGRTWTSIASNLPEGDFLRSVREDPSRAGLLYAATERGIWVSWNDGREWESLRLNLPTVQVSDIAVRGPDIVISTHGRSFYALDGGAHLLRQMNDVPAQASTAPARRTAAAGQTGTRLFRPAEAILGVDRGVTVYYSLAQPARRVTLDFLDAQGRVIRSYSHDTRPDSARKAGAAGGAGEDDEQPRAQRFAPNQVGMNRFTWNLRHPGPTSFPGMILWAADTATGPRVVPGTYTVRLTADGRELRQDFAVRTDPRLPGVSMADLQRRFDFAMQIRNRVSEANDAVLLIRGVRQQVQDRLGRTQDAGIRTAGEALLARTAEIEERLYQVRNQSNQDPLNYPIRLNNKLAALMSHVEEADAAPTAQSYEVFTALSAQLDRELSALNQVWTQDLEAFNRLLRAKRLPPVTRTPLRVEEDGPGNGRGTAEEEEEEGEARRW, from the coding sequence ATGCACCGACTTCGCAGTGCAGTCGTCGCGCTCGCCCTGCTTGCCGCCCCCGCGCTCGCGGCGCAGGTGGAGCGCAACACGCCGCCGCCCACCGACACCGTGCGCTACCGCGGGGTGGCGTGGCGCAACCTGGGCCCCAACCGCGGCGGCCGCTCCATCGCCGTGGCGGGCAGCACCGCCCGGCCGCTGGAATACTACTTCGGCGCCACGGGCGGCGGCCTGTGGAAGACCACCGACGCCGGAACCACCTGGAGCCCCGTCACCGACGGAAAGCTGGGCAGCAGCAGCATCGGCGCGGTAGAAGTGTGCCAGCAGAACCCCGACGTGCTGTACCTGGGCACGGGCGAGACGCAGCTGCGAGGCAACATCCAGGCGGGCGACGGGGTGTACAAGAGCACCGACGCCGGCAAGACGTGGACGCACGTGGGGCTGCGCGAGTCGCGCAACATCGGCCGCATCCGCATCCATCCCACCAACTGCGACATCGCCTACGCGGCGGCCTTCGGCCACTACAGCGGGCCCAACGCCGAGCGCGGCATCTACCGAACCACCGACGGCGGGCAGACCTGGACGCGCGTGCTGCACCGCGACGAGCGCACGGGCGGCGTCGACATCTCCATCGACGTGCAGAACCCCAACGTCGTGTACGCCGCGCTCTGGGAAGCGTGGCGAAACCAGTGGGGAATGTCCAGCGGCGGCCCCGGCAGCGGCCTCTTCCGCAGCGACGACGGGGGCGCCAACTGGACCGAGCTCACGCGCATGCCCGGGATGCCGCGCGAGGGGCTGGTGGGCAAGATCGGCGTCTCCGTATCCCCGGCGGACCCCACCCGCGTGTACGCCATCGTGGAGCACGACTCGGGCGGCGTGTTCCGCTCCGACGACCGGGGCGCCACCTGGGAGCGGGTGAACACCGAGCGCAAGCTGCGGCAGCGGGCGTTCTACTACACCCGCCTGCTGGCCGATCCCAAGGACAAGGACCGCGTGTACGTGATGAACGTGGGCTTCTTCCGCTCGGACGACGGCGGCAAGACCTTTCCCACCTCCATCCGCACGCCGCACGGCGACAACCACGACCTGTGGATCGCCGCCGACGACAACCAGCGGATGGTGCAGGGCAACGACGGCGGCGGCAACGTCAGCGTCAACGGCGGCAAGACGTGGACGGAGCAGGACTATCCCACCGCGCAGATCTATCGCGTCGCCCTGACGGCACACGAGCCCGCGATGGCGTGCGGCGGCCAGCAGGACAACAGCACCGTGTGCGTTCCCATCCGCGGGTGGAACCACCTGAACGCCGGCGGGCGCAACTTCTTCGCGGTGGGCGGGTGCGAATCCGGCTACGTGGCCCCGCACCCCACGAACACCAGCGTCTACTACGCCGGGTGCTACGGCGGCTCGCTGGACCGCTTCGACCAGTCCACCGGGGCCAACCGCCCCGTGAACGTGTGGCCCGAGAACCCCATGGGCCAGTCGGCGTCGGACCTGCGCGAGCGGGTGCAGTGGACGTTCCCCATCGTCTTCGACCCGCACGATCCCAACACGCTGTACACCGGCACCCAGCACGTGTGGCGCACGACCAACGAGGGCCAGAGCTGGCAGCGCATTTCGCCGGACCTCACCCGTGCCGATCCCGCCACGCTGGGACCCTCGGGCGGGCCCATCACCCGCGACCAGACGGGGGTGGAAACGTACGGCACCGTGTTCACCATCGGGCCCAGCCCGCGGGAGCGGGGGGTGATCTGGACGGGCTCGGACGATGGCAAGGCGTACGTCACCCGCGACGGCGGCGCCACCTGGAGCGACGTGACGCCGGCGGCGCTGCCGGAGCAGACCAAGATCCACACGATGGAGCCGTCGCCGCACCGGGCGGGAACGGCGTACCTGGCCGGCAACCGCTTTCTGCTCGGCGACTTCCGGCCCTACCTGTTCCGCACCGACGACTACGGGCGGACGTGGACCTCCATCGCCAGCAACCTTCCCGAGGGCGACTTCCTGCGCTCCGTGCGCGAAGATCCGTCGCGCGCCGGGCTGCTGTACGCCGCGACGGAGCGGGGGATCTGGGTGTCGTGGAACGACGGGCGCGAGTGGGAGTCGCTGCGGCTGAACCTGCCCACGGTGCAGGTGTCGGACATCGCCGTGCGCGGCCCCGACATCGTGATCAGCACTCACGGCCGCTCGTTCTACGCGCTGGACGGCGGCGCTCACCTGCTGCGGCAGATGAACGACGTGCCGGCGCAGGCGTCCACCGCCCCGGCCCGGCGCACGGCGGCGGCGGGGCAGACGGGAACGCGCCTCTTCCGCCCGGCGGAGGCCATCCTGGGCGTGGACCGCGGCGTGACCGTCTACTACTCGCTGGCCCAGCCGGCGCGGCGGGTGACGCTGGATTTTCTGGATGCGCAGGGGCGGGTGATCCGCTCGTACAGCCACGACACGCGGCCGGACTCGGCGCGCAAGGCGGGCGCGGCGGGGGGCGCGGGCGAGGACGACGAGCAGCCGCGCGCCCAGCGGTTCGCGCCCAACCAGGTGGGGATGAACCGCTTCACGTGGAACCTTCGCCATCCCGGTCCCACCTCGTTCCCGGGGATGATCCTGTGGGCGGCCGACACGGCGACGGGGCCGCGGGTGGTGCCCGGCACCTACACCGTGCGGCTGACGGCGGATGGCCGCGAGCTGCGCCAGGACTTTGCCGTGCGGACGGACCCGCGCCTTCCCGGCGTGTCGATGGCGGACCTGCAGCGCCGCTTCGACTTCGCCATGCAGATCCGCAACCGGGTGAGCGAGGCGAACGACGCCGTGCTGCTGATCCGCGGGGTGCGCCAGCAGGTGCAGGACCGCCTGGGCCGCACGCAGGACGCGGGGATCAGGACGGCGGGCGAGGCGCTGCTGGCGCGCACGGCCGAGATCGAGGAACGGCTGTACCAGGTGCGCAACCAGAGCAACCAGGACCCGCTGAACTACCCGATCCGCCTGAACAACAAGCTGGCGGCGCTGATGAGCCACGTGGAAGAGGCCGACGCCGCGCCCACGGCGCAGTCGTACGAGGTGTTCACGGCGCTCTCCGCGCAGCTGGACCGCGAGCTCTCGGCGCTGAACCAGGTGTGGACGCAGGACCTGGAGGCGTTCAACCGCCTGCTGCGCGCCAAGCGGCTTCCGCCGGTGACCCGCACGCCGCTGCGCGTGGAGGAAGACGGGCCGGGGAACGGCCGCGGCACGGCGGAAGAAGAGGAGGAGGAGGGAGAAGCACGGCGCTGGTGA